A window of Apodemus sylvaticus chromosome 9, mApoSyl1.1, whole genome shotgun sequence contains these coding sequences:
- the LOC127691901 gene encoding cation channel sperm-associated targeting subunit tau-like, with protein MEKSPHFSDVLIMPDKPFEELNTNKKGRPSFELRKSWERRPTDIVCSLRKVAFAQKEYTIPVCKAETTEFKPKHQFQKLSKSGLDPFLRNINSKMSFRKKKDHDDGYRHLSTLSTEILEHEDQDPPYPEHSGSAGSDTIWAENPSPFTVQMANKHSLPPDPITATIMISDRKNKLSLDSAFNSANNSNTKSIFASDNPVVSLTKLSDSDNKLLTDSSFNTTQPSNRRLSKDSNSNTTQPSDTKLCSDRSSSITQPLDRSPGTTQPSDTKLFSDPSNNKLSRDPSSNATQLSGSNRLSHNPSINGNKSSYTSDLNKVCRDPSINSMRLSDTNKLSRDPSIISARSSDPNKLSHDPSFISTKSSDPNKLSRDPSITSTRLSDPNKLSRDPSIISAKSSDPNKLSHDPSFISTKFSDPNKLSRDPSINSTRLSDSSKLSHDPSIISAKSSDPNKLSRDPSIIPHDPSVISTKSSDANKLSRDPSINSTRLSDSSKLSPDPSIISARSSDPNKLARDPSIISHDPSVISTKSSDPNKLSRDPSINSTRLSDPSKLSRDPSINSARSSDPNKLSRDPSITSAKSSDPNKLSRDPSIISRDPSVISTKFSDPNKLSRDPSISTRVSDPNQLSRDPSINSTRLSDTNKLSRDPSIISARSSDPNKLSHDPSFISTKSSDPNKLSRDPSIISHDPSIISARSSDANKLSRDPSIISAKSSDPNRLSHDPSINSTKSSDPNRLSHDPSIISTMSSDPNKLSHDPSIISAKSSDPNKLSRDPSIISAKSSDPNRLSHDPSINSMKSSDPNRLSHDPSIISAKSSDLNKLSRDPSIILAKSSDPNKLSRDPSIISAKSSDPNLNKLSHDPSIISAKSSDPNKLSHDPSIISAKSSDPNKLSHDPSVISTKLSDPSKLSRESSINARKSSDANKLSHDPSIISTKSLDSNNRLPSGHPAVNSDTTTNTAKPPVTKNVLDPDNSTVDSSDIQSKLEWLPNVSLSNVQEASSVTENVNIHHPSNSINITSDIEILKQSIVLKSILSKNLQDLSDELFSKPDVYKNNEGSSPPPSVHSKPSDSTDDKVFEKVQDLNSWLLSKDLLNSQVLLSPVVKNSPQDLLPEGEPGKSSNIEDHVSEKLLEAAQRNFPMNRKSSFKKKHLVSEESSSEHVLNGSIYEYVIKQIFTAPIFSQLGIGRKTSSEVQRDSEDQLLTPWERSVSSQILNYEEKGNEVHLSQSKSVISQIIQSFPVNTLLESGIIKVIELDKEHQNSLLDSQTTSSTEQYSDIRSQIKLLSRQNTSSINPLTSSVSGAEYTEDCQSISTQESKYPVTDGKSDSTTEHQSLDTEETELSSNLESSSSSLDKVKDTDTAMLKSFLKNIFSIFFKYNLSERRQQPEKESESLIKHSSSSGTEHLEKIQENVNKAEKKVDRKPILNPKLRVFLEKLSETEVKNLKSELSKHIQHYLVERLTESGHITKEDLPTIYHKLYLMNEKSELKEQSPFQEKYSETVKEIMSFVNNFNHHFIDKHLETKLRAFLSEILQNYFLKNLSVSNLFNETDTAALHAGVSPDTVALHAGVSSDTVALHASMSPVRSQSELGQDIAGGNFGSSLKVNMKYPVSKSLQNYLQDLSENELLSLKTDLSKYLQVLFIEKLYKSGLVSERQLKGISQEIISLQSPPIPLKHIKTNLPFRNESYFMREDSEEQMKYSKNGQNTALQTLLKDKCGEIELARKEERENSFSQNLKENLPTIWEQKTIYTREEETLNLIQMHSSLNKNNQANSLTRSPERPSDISLKKQKKDLGFMQFTQVESSVYKTESQDPYSWDSRSKTIQPKPCFEKIVKMKQLDKRENNNIYKLTAQEKLDTEFSPYLKLPNCKIPKENESVSRLSFPTWQTNTFLHVKPEIGEQSKLDHYYQRLKGNNNNNKKHLVTFAQFKNEMETLYRNPYEVCNEKRAKISESQSFKYKENEKNSRPFFFPEVLKRENMKSKRKERDHITKPKKSFHKIVRLLPATLPTTRPHLRKSVPRSLLHWTARRTIHDCLDRFDDLHAPSVKCPKKSKSRARFLGKSPDDSHNQAKHCARPYTAPEPNKRRESAAWKFASPRMVSAGLAHLYATPEYEIRKMRSKRKLKEDIEKRPLISEIIQMLDTAE; from the exons TCCTTCGAGTTAAGGAAATCTTGGGAAAGGCGTCCTACTGACATTGTCTGTAGTCTCCGAAAG GTGGCTTTTGCACAAAAAGAGTACACCATACCAGTTTGCAAAGCAGAAACTACAGAATTCAAACCCAAACATCAG TTTCAGAAACTCAGCAAGAGTGGTCTTGATCCTTTTCTAAGAAACATAAACAGCAAAATGTcattcagaaagaagaaagatcacGATGATGGATACAGACATCTAAGCACGTTAAGTACAGAGATTTTAGAGCATGAAGATCAAGATCCTCCTTACCCAGAACATTCAGGATCTGCAGGATCTGATACAATATGGGCTGAAAATCCTAGCCCTTTCACAGTCCAGATGGCAAACAAGCATAGCTTGCCTCCTGACCCTATTACAGCCACAATAATGATTTCAGACAGGAAGAATAAGCTGTCACTTGATAGTGCTTTCAACTCGGCAAACAATTCAAATACAAAGAGTATCTTTGCAAGTGATAATCCTGTTGTCAGCCTAACAAAGCTTTCAGATTCAGATAATAAACTGTTAACTGATTCTAGTTTTAATACCACACAGCCTTCAAATAGAAGGCTGTCCAAGGACTCAAATTCCAATACAACCCAGCCTTCAGATACTAAATTATGCAGTGACCGTAGTTCCAGTATAACACAGCCTTTAGATAGGAGTCCTGGTACAACACAACCTTCAGATACTAAGCTGTTCAGTGATCCTAGTAACAATAAGTTGTCCCGAGATCCTAGTAGCAATGCAACACAGCTTTCAGGTTCTAATAGATTGTCCCATAATCCTAGTATCAATGGAAATAAATCTTCATATACTTCAGATCTTAATAAAGTATGTCGTGATCCTAGTATCAATTCAATGAGGCTTTCTGATACTAACAAGTTGAGCCGTGATCCTAGTATCATCTCAGCAAGGTCTTCAGATCCTAACAAGTTATCCCATGATCCTAGCTTCATTTCAACAAA GTCTTCAGATCCTAACAAGCTGTCCCGTGATCCTAGTATCACTTCAACAAGGCTTTCAGATCCTAATAAGTTGTCCCGTGATCCTAGTATCATCTCAGCAAAGTCTTCAGATCCTAACAAGTTATCCCACGATCCTAGCTTCATTTCAACTAA GTTTTCAGATCCTAATAAGTTGTCCCGTGATCCTAGTATCAATTCAACAAGGCTTTCAGATTCTAGTAAGTTGAGCCATGATCCTAGTATCATTTCAGCAAAGTCTTCAGATCCTAACAAGTTATCCCGTGATCCTAGCATCATTCCCCATGATCCCAGTGTCATTTCAACAAAGTCGTCAGATGCAAATAAGTTGTCCCGTGATCCTAGTATCAATTCAACAAGGCTTTCAGATTCTAGTAAGTTGAGCCCTGATCCTAGTATCATCTCAGCAAGGTCTTCAGATCCTAATAAGTTAGCCCGTGATCCTAGCATCATTTCCCATGATCCTAGTGTCATTTCAACAAAGTCTTCAGATCCTAATAAGTTGTCCCGTGATCCTAGTATCAATTCTACAAGGCTTTCAGATCCTAGTAAATTGAGCCGTGATCCTAGTATCAACTCAGCAAGATCTTCAGATCCTAACAAGTTATCCCGTGATCCTAGCATCACTTCAGCAAAGTCTTCAGATCCTAATAAGTTGTCCCGTGATCCTAGCATCATTTCCCGTGATCCTAGTGTCATTTCAACAAAGTTTTCAGATCCTAATAAGTTATCCCGTGATCCTAGTATCTCAACAAGGGTTTCAGATCCTAATCAGTTGTCCCGTGATCCTAGTATCAATTCAACGAGGCTTTCTGATACTAACAAGTTGAGCCGTGATCCTAGTATCATCTCAGCAAGGTCTTCAGATCCTAACAAGTTATCCCATGATCCTAGCTTCATTTCAACAAAGTCTTCAGATCCTAATAAGTTATCCCGTGATCCTAGCATCATTTCCCATGATCCTAGTATTATCTCAGCAAGGTCTTCAGATGCTAACAAGTTATCCCGTGATCCTAGCATCATCTCAGCAAAGTCTTCAGATCCTAATAGGTTGTCCCATGATCCTAGTATCAATTCAACGAAGTCTTCAGATCCTAATAGGTTGTCCCATGATCCTAGTATCATTTCAACCATGTCTTCAGATCCTAATAAATTATCTCATGATCCTAGTATCATTTCAGCAAAGTCTTCAGATCCTAACAAGCTGTCCCGTGATCCTAGCATCATCTCAGCAAAGTCTTCAGATCCTAATAGGTTGTCCCATGATCCTAGTATCAATTCAATGAAGTCTTCAGATCCTAATAGGTTGTCCCATGATCCTAGTATCATTTCAGCAAAGTCTTCAGATCTTAACAAGCTGTCCCGTGATCCTAGTATCATTTTAGCAAAGTCTTCAGATCCTAACAAGCTGTCCCGTGATCCTAGTATCATTTCAGCAAAGTCTTCAGATCCCA ATCTTAATAAGTTGTCCCATGATCCTAGTATTATCTCAGCAAAGTCTTCTGATCCTAATAAGTTGTCCCATGATCCTAGTATTATTTCAGCAAAGTCTTCGGATCCTAACAAATTGTCCCATGATCCTAGTGTCATTTCAACAAAGCTTTCAGATCCAAGTAAGTTAAGCCGTGAGTCTAGTATCAATGCAAGAAAGTCTTCAGATGCTAATAAGTTATCACATGATCCCAGTATCATTTCAACAAAGTCTTTAGATAGCAACAATAGATTGCCAAGTGGCCATCCTGCTGTCAATTCAGATACTACTACCAACACAGCAAAACCACCAGTTACTAAGAATGTGCTGGATCCTGATAACTCCACAGTAGACTCTTCAGATATACAGAGTAAGTTAGAATGGCTCCCAAATGTATCTTTATCAAATGTCCAAGAAGCATCATCAGTGacagaaaatgtaaatatacatCACCCCTCAAACTCAATAAATATTACATCtgatattgaaattttaaaacagtCAATAGTACTCAAatcaattttaagtaaaaatctaCAAGACCTTTCAGACGAGTTGTTTTCTAAACCAGATGTCTACAAAAACAATGAAGGCAGTTCTCCACCTCCAAGTGTGCACAGCAAGCCATCTGATAGCACAGATGACAAAGTGTTTGAAAAAGTCCAAGATCTAAACAGCTGGCTTTTATCAAAAGACCTTCTAAATTCTCAGGTTCTTTTAAGTCCTGTAGTTAAAAATAGTCCTCAAGATTTACTTCCAGAAGGTGAGCCAGGAAAATCTTCAAACATAGAAGATCATGTCTCTGAAAAACTCTTAGAGGCTGCTCAAAGAAATTTTCCAATGAACAGAAAGAGTAGTTTCAAGAAAAAACATTTAGTAAGTGAAGAATCTAGCTCTGAACATGTTTTAAATGGTAGCATATATGAGTACGTTATCAAGCAAATATTCACTGCACCCATATTCTCACAACTGGGGATAGGAAGAAAGACCTCAAGTGAGGTCCAGAGGGACTCAGAGGATCAGTTGCTGACACCTTGGGAGAGAAGTGTATCTTCACAGATTCTCAACTATGAAGAAAAAGGCAATGAAGTTCACTTGTCACAGTCCAAATCTGTCATAAGTCAAATAATACAGTCCTTTCCTGTAAATACTTTGTTAGAATCTGGGATAATCAAAGTGATAGAACTAGATAAAGAACATCAGAACTCTTTGTTGGACTCACAGACAACTTCTTCCACAGAGCAGTATTCAGATATCAGGAGCCAAATAAAACTTCTTTCCAGGCAGAATACATCTAGCATCAACCCCCTAACCTCCTCTGTGAGCGGAGCTGAATATACAGAGGACTGCCAAAGTATATCTACACAAGAGTCAAAATACCCAGTGACAGATGGAAAGTCAGACTCGACAACTGAACACCAGAGTCTTGATACAGAGGAGACAGAGCTAAGCTCCAATTTAGAGAGTTCAAGTAGCTCACTGGATAAAGttaaagacacagacacagcaatGTTAAAATCCTTCCTAAAAAATATCTTCAGTATTTTCTTCAAATACAATCTGTCTGAAAGAAGACAACAGCCAGAAAAAGAGTCAGAAAGTCTAATTAAACATTCTTCATCAAGTGGTACAGAACACTTAGAAAAAATCCAAGAGAATGTTAATAAAGCAGAGAAAAAAGTAGACAGGAAACCCATTTTAAATCCAAAGCTGCGTGTGTTTCTAGAGAAACTCTCGGAGACAGAAGTAAAAAATTTGAAGTCTGAGTTAAGTAAACACATTCAGCATTACCTTGTTGAAAGACTTACAGAATCAGGCCATATCACCAAGGAGGACTTACCAACAATCTATCACAAGCTCTATCTAATGAATGAGAAATCAGAGTTAAAAGAGCAAAGTCCCTTTCAGGAGAAATACTCAGAAACTGTAAAAGAAATCATGTcttttgtaaataattttaacCATCATTTCATAGATAAACATCTAGAAACAAAACTTAGAGCTTTTCTAAGTGAAATTCTCCAAAATTATTTCCTGAAGAATCTTTCAGTGAGTAACTTATTCAATGAGACAGACACTGCGGCTCTCCATGCCGGCGTGTCTCCTGACACGGTGGCTCTCCATGCCGGCGTGTCTTCTGACACGGTGGCTCTCCATGCCAGCATGTCCCCTGTGAGAAGCCAGAGTGAGCTAGGCCAAGACATTGCAGGTGGGAACTTTGGTTCAAGCCTTAAAGTAAACATGAAATACCCTGTAAGCAAATctctacaaaattatcttcaagatttatcagaaaatgaattATTAAGTCTAAAAACTGATTTGAGCAAATACCTCCAGGTCCTCTTTATAGAAAAACTTTATAAGTCAGGGCTGGTGTCAGAAAGGCAGCTAAAGGGGATCAGCCAGGAAATTATCTCACTCCAATCACCTCCCATACCactaaaacacataaaaacaaatttgcCTTTTAGAAATGAAAGTTACTTTATGAGGGAGGATTCAGAAGAGCAaatgaaatattcaaaaaatGGTCAAAATACAGCTTTACAAACATTGCTTAAAGATAAATGTGGAGAAATAGAACTggccagaaaggaagaaagggaaaattctttctcacaaaatttaaaagaaaacctaCCAACAATATGGGAACAGAAAACTATTTATACCAGGGAAGAAGAAACGCTAAATTTAATACAAATGCATTCTTCCCTCAACAAAAATAACCAGGCAAATTCACTAACTAGGTCACCAGAAAGACCTTCAGACATATCActtaagaaacagaagaaagatctTGGTTTCATGCAGTTTACTCAAGTAGAAAGTTCTGTCTACAAAACAGAGAGTCAAGATCCATACAGTTGGGATAGCAGATCAAAAACAATTCAACCAAAACCTTGCTTTGAAAAGATAGTGAAAATGAAGCAACTCGACAAAAGGGAGAACAATAACATTTATAAGCTGACTGCTCAGGAAAAACTTGATACAGAATTTTCACCTTATCTAAAGCTCCCTAATTgcaaaataccaaaagaaaatgaatctgTAAGCAGGCTGTCCTTCCCTACATGGCAGACTAACACCTTCCTTCATGTCAAACCAGAGATTGGGGAGCAATCAAAATTAGACCACTATTATCAGAGACtgaaaggaaataataataacaataaaaaacactTGGTTACATTTGCACAAttcaaaaatgaaatggaaactctTTATAGAAACCCATATGAAGTTTGCAATGAAAAACGGGCCAAGATCTCTGAATCCCAGTCatttaaatacaaagaaaatgagaaaaactcAAGGCCATTCTTCTTCCCAGAAGTACtgaagagagaaaacatgaaatccaaaagaaaagaaagagaccaCATCACCAAACCAAAAAAGTCATTTCACAAGATAGTTAGGTTACTACCAGCCACACTGCCCACTACAAGACCTCATCTCCGGAAGTCTGTGCCAAGGAGTTTACTTCACTGGACTGCAAGGAGAACTATACAT GATTGTTTGGATAGATTCGACGATTTACACGCACCCTCAGTTAAATGTcctaaaaaatcaaaatcaagagCAAGATTTTTAGGCAAGAGTCCAGATGATTCCCATAATCAGGCAAAACACTGTGCACGACCATACACTGCTCCAGAGCCTAACAAACGACGAGAAAGTGCCGCCTGGAAATTTGCAAGTCCTCGGATGGTGTCAGCGGGCTTAGCTCACTTATATGCCACCCCAGAGTATGAAATCCGTAAAATGCGgtccaaaagaaaattaaaagaggaTATTGAAAAGCGTCCGCTCATTAGTGAGATTATCCAGATGCTAGACACTGCAGAATGA
- the Stradb gene encoding STE20-related kinase adapter protein beta: MSLLDCFCASRTRVESLRPEKQSETSIHQYLVDEPAVSRPPPSARAAAEACCTDASHYELQVEIGRGFDNLTSVHLARHTPTGTLVTIKITNLETCTEERLKALQRAVILSHFFQHPNITTYWTVFTVGSWLWVIYPFMAYGSASQLLRTYFPDGMSETLIRNILFGAVRGLNYLHQNGCIHRSFKASHILISGDGLVTLSGLSHLHSLVKHGQRRRAVFDFPQFSTSVQPWLSPELLRQDLHGYNVKSDIYSVGITACELASGQVPFQDMHRTQMLLQKLKGPPYSPLDVSIFPQSDSRMRNSQSGVDSGIGESVLVSTGTHTVNSDRLHTPSTKTFSPAFFSLVQLCLQQDPEKRPSASNLLSHVFFKQMKEESQDSILSLLPPAYNRPAASLQPVSPWSELEVQFPDDKDPVWEF; encoded by the exons ATGTCTCTTTTG GATTGTTTCTGTGCTTCACGAACACGAGTCGAATCGCTCAGACCAGAAAAACAGTCTGAAACCAGTATCCATCAATACTTG GTAGATGAGCCCGCCGTTTCCCGGCCCCCTCCGTCTGCTAGAGCCGCTGCAGAGGCGTGCTGCACTGACGCCTCTCACTATGAACTGCAGGTGGAGATAG GAAGAGGGTTTGACAACTTGACCTCTGTTCATCTTGCACGGCACACTCCTACAGGAACACTGGTAACTATAAAAATTACAAACCTGGAAACCTGTACTGAAGAACGTCTGAAAGCTTTACAG AGAGCAGTGATTCTATCTCACTTTTTCCAACATCCCAATATTACAACTTACTGGACAGTTTTCACTGTGGGCAGCTGGCTTTGGGTTATTTATCCATTTATGGCCTACG GTTCAGCAAGTCAGCTCCTAAGGACCTACTTTCCTGACGGAATGAGTGAAACTTTAATAAGAAACATTCTCTTTGGAGCAGTACGAGGGTTGAACTATCTGCACCAAAATGGCTGTATCCATAg gagttTTAAAGCCAGCCATATCCTCATTTCTGGTGATGGCCTGGTGACCCTCTCTGGCCTGTCCCATCTGCATAGTTTGGTTAAGCACGGACAGAGGCGTAGGGCTGTGTTTGATTTCCCCCAGTTCAGCACGTCAGTGCAGCCGTGGCTGAGTCCAGAGCTACTGAGACAG GATTTACATGGATATAATGTGAAATCGGACATTTACAGTGTTGGGATCACAGCATGTGAATTGGCCAGTGGGCAGGTACCTTTCCAGGACATGCACAGGACTCAG ATGCTGTTGCAGAAACTAAAAGGTCCTCCGTATAGCCCACTGGATGTCAGTATTTTTCCTCAGTCAGACTCTAGAATGAGAAATTCCCAGTCAGGAGTAGACTCCGGGATTGGAGAGAGTGTGCTTGTTTCCACTGGAACTCACACAGTCAATAGTGACCGGCTCCATACACCATCCACAAAAACGTTCTCTCCTGCCTTTTTTAGCTTGGTGCAGCTGTGTTTACAGCAAGATCCTGAGAAAAG GCCATCAGCAAGCAATTTGTTGTCCCATGTGTTCTTCAAGCAG ATGAAGGAAGAAAGCCAGGACTCTATACTCTCTCTGCTGCCCCCGGCTTATAACAGGCCAGCAGCATCACTGCAGCCAGTGTCACCGTGGAGCGAGCTGGAAGTCCAGTTTCCTGATGACAAAGACCCAGTCTGGGAATTCTAG